The Sparus aurata chromosome 14, fSpaAur1.1, whole genome shotgun sequence region ACTCATGGGATGCTTTCTAATATTGACGTCAAACCCATCGTTATATCCGTTATCCACAGTGTCTTCTGAGAACTTGACCATCTGAGGAGGCCTGGACTGGGATTTGCTCCTCCTCAGAGCCGGGGCGTGGACAAAGGAGGCAGGGAGGCCTTCTGAATGTGGGGAGAGAAGTCCTCCTGATGTGCCTCCTCTTATTGCCAACGttacctcctcctcatctcccttCTCTATGTTAAGATTGAGAGAGTTGGCACTGTGGTGAAGGTGAGATGAATTAAAGGTTCCCATGTTGCTCATCTTCTCACAGTCATCCGTCACTGAAGGATCCTGCATGGCAAGGGTGTAGACTATGGGTCTGTCCCTGCCATCTCCATCCACTGATGCACCTAAAAagaacagacagcagagacaggTGTTAAACAGCCGCTCGATATaaaaataaagcacatttttccAGTGAACACATGCAATCATCAGTCTCCTTACCAGTGATGTTTGAGAGCGCCAGGGAGTCCATGGAGTCTCCAGCACCCTGCTCGACTTTCCTCAGTTCATCAGCGATGCACTCAAGAGAGTCTTCGTACCACTGCCTGGTGTCTGGCCAGAAGGGCTGTCTTCCTGTACCAGATTGGTCTTGATCCTGGTCCAGCTCCAGCTCTTGGATCTTCCTGGCACTGGCAGGACCTGGATGACTTCCATAGGCAGAGTCTCCCAACCCGTCCTGGGACTGGGCCCAGTACATTTCAGGCAGGTGCGTCTTGCTCATCAGTCCAGGGCTAAGGCTGTGGGCTCGGGATTGATTGGAAATCTGGCTCTGGGTGGGGCTGGCAGGTGTTGGAGACGAGGCAGTGACCCCCAAAGACGTGCTATCAGGCTTTAGCCAGGGGTCAGAGACAGGTAATAGTCTGTTTCTGTCACTGGTCGGACTGGGAGATTTTAGAGAAGGCTGCTGAAGTTGGTGTAACATCCCACGATCACCGAACTTAAGCAGGAGCTGAGTCATATAGTCCTCATGCTGTGCCCACTCCTCTggatcctcctctccaccagcATCCTGGTCTTCGCGCTCCCTCCAgaacctctcctcctccagaccTAGACGGGACAGCTTGCGCCCTACGATACCAATGTCGCAATCGGTATCTCCATCGCCCTCTCCGTCTCTATCGACGAACTTGTGCTCAAACGAAGGGACAGTGGGGGGTGGGTTGAACAGCTGTGACTGCCTCCACTGTTCGGCAGGTCTGCTGCTCTTCCCCATGCGGACACTGCGCCTCGACTCACGTGAGCGTGCCGACTGGAAGGCAGAATCAGACGAATCGGAGGCATGAATGTCTTCCCCTTGGCTGCAGGCCTTTGAGCAATAGATGCGACCCTGCTTTGGTAGGAAGGGACAGCCCAGCAAGGATGTCTTGCACTGGGCACAACAGAAGCACTTGTCTGTGGCGTGCCAGTGTACACCTTCATAGGTCATCTGGGCATGGTCAACACCTGAAGGATCgtgggaggaagagaagaggcgCATAGCATTAGCAATAGTACTTCTTAAAACAAAGTCGTAGAAATACCCACAGGATTTTGTGTTCGATCTTAAATCTTTCTAGCACCTGACGATTATAACCTACCGATGTTTTCACCGCAGGCCTCGC contains the following coding sequences:
- the prickle1b gene encoding prickle-like protein 1b isoform X1, which translates into the protein MLFLEHSCVVNLERSERGERPAPRGPDMEPRAGGKMGKITVGFQRSSTSDDDSGCALEEYAWVPPGVRPEQVQMYFSCLPEEKVPYVNSPGEKHRIRQLLYQLPLQDNEVRYCHSLSEEEKRELHMFSAQRKREALGRGTPKILPRALQHTRCEHCGGGINGGEMAIFASRAGPSPCWHPACFVCATCQELLVDLIYFYQNGKILCGRHHAELLKPRCSSCDEIIFSDECTEAEGRHWHMKHFACFECETMLGGQRYIMKDGRPYCCGCFESLYAEYCEACGENIGVDHAQMTYEGVHWHATDKCFCCAQCKTSLLGCPFLPKQGRIYCSKACSQGEDIHASDSSDSAFQSARSRESRRSVRMGKSSRPAEQWRQSQLFNPPPTVPSFEHKFVDRDGEGDGDTDCDIGIVGRKLSRLGLEEERFWREREDQDAGGEEDPEEWAQHEDYMTQLLLKFGDRGMLHQLQQPSLKSPSPTSDRNRLLPVSDPWLKPDSTSLGVTASSPTPASPTQSQISNQSRAHSLSPGLMSKTHLPEMYWAQSQDGLGDSAYGSHPGPASARKIQELELDQDQDQSGTGRQPFWPDTRQWYEDSLECIADELRKVEQGAGDSMDSLALSNITGASVDGDGRDRPIVYTLAMQDPSVTDDCEKMSNMGTFNSSHLHHSANSLNLNIEKGDEEEVTLAIRGGTSGGLLSPHSEGLPASFVHAPALRRSKSQSRPPQMVKFSEDTVDNGYNDGFDVNIRKHPMSEKPQRRMYCPDEMGRERSRPSSHHGRSRQHPHRQGRHHRSRKTRSDNNLHMVPLERAQRPYEPQQPGLVNPPCGAMLLQHPAHRLPMACSQTRSDFMPQGSAQGDPRVEHFMGLYRDEDDFCSTCSSSSSDSEEEGYFLGQPIPQPRPAGRYYAEDYPTRVTALSSHSHGSQTGRKKSHRSKNKNCIIS
- the prickle1b gene encoding prickle-like protein 1b isoform X2 gives rise to the protein MEPRAGGKMGKITVGFQRSSTSDDDSGCALEEYAWVPPGVRPEQVQMYFSCLPEEKVPYVNSPGEKHRIRQLLYQLPLQDNEVRYCHSLSEEEKRELHMFSAQRKREALGRGTPKILPRALQHTRCEHCGGGINGGEMAIFASRAGPSPCWHPACFVCATCQELLVDLIYFYQNGKILCGRHHAELLKPRCSSCDEIIFSDECTEAEGRHWHMKHFACFECETMLGGQRYIMKDGRPYCCGCFESLYAEYCEACGENIGVDHAQMTYEGVHWHATDKCFCCAQCKTSLLGCPFLPKQGRIYCSKACSQGEDIHASDSSDSAFQSARSRESRRSVRMGKSSRPAEQWRQSQLFNPPPTVPSFEHKFVDRDGEGDGDTDCDIGIVGRKLSRLGLEEERFWREREDQDAGGEEDPEEWAQHEDYMTQLLLKFGDRGMLHQLQQPSLKSPSPTSDRNRLLPVSDPWLKPDSTSLGVTASSPTPASPTQSQISNQSRAHSLSPGLMSKTHLPEMYWAQSQDGLGDSAYGSHPGPASARKIQELELDQDQDQSGTGRQPFWPDTRQWYEDSLECIADELRKVEQGAGDSMDSLALSNITGASVDGDGRDRPIVYTLAMQDPSVTDDCEKMSNMGTFNSSHLHHSANSLNLNIEKGDEEEVTLAIRGGTSGGLLSPHSEGLPASFVHAPALRRSKSQSRPPQMVKFSEDTVDNGYNDGFDVNIRKHPMSEKPQRRMYCPDEMGRERSRPSSHHGRSRQHPHRQGRHHRSRKTRSDNNLHMVPLERAQRPYEPQQPGLVNPPCGAMLLQHPAHRLPMACSQTRSDFMPQGSAQGDPRVEHFMGLYRDEDDFCSTCSSSSSDSEEEGYFLGQPIPQPRPAGRYYAEDYPTRVTALSSHSHGSQTGRKKSHRSKNKNCIIS